Proteins encoded within one genomic window of Bacillus sp. F19:
- the essC gene encoding type VII secretion protein EssC, which translates to MSILWVFHGESYQQYEVNEDAFRPISIGSEIQHTLTVRNFPFSEGALTVAKTEEIDGFVIIQNDKPIGKAAVKEPFRLDDQSEQLTIYLTPAPEKAEAYYIGFQKEISFSATIKEAHIYKDKGTFPVLGKGSLTLLKAGSHWKVSPEGEKVYLNGRKIEGLTQLQIGDILFWPFMTVRLIEADLIQVLSIDEFHSSLPHTEKPRSEMSKKYPIYRRTPRMIYELPKDKISLTFPAQEGDDQSRSLWLIILPPLVMMIAMGIVALVAPRGIFIIVSMVMFVMTLITSTAQYFREKGNYRKRQERRLRVYTQYLENKRHELQEAAEKQRQVLSYHFPSFEQMKYMTRQISDRIWERTPESNDFLELRIGTGTVKSSYQISLSSNDMANREVDDLLEQSQQMEKVYREIGSVPISVNLSQGAMGLIGKEAIMKNELHQLIGQLAFSHSYHDVRFVFIFNEKEYKSWEWLKWLPHFQLPHAFAKGMIYNEQTRDQLLTSIYEMLRERDLEEKKENTRFAPHIIFVITNQQLISDHVILEYLEGEFSHLGISVIFAAEAKESLSDNIHTLVRYVNDQEGDILIQEKKAAAIPFKLDIHKREGNESFARMLRTLDHQVGMTNSIPKSVSFLEMVNVKEVDDLPIEQNWQTRESAKSLAVPVGLKGKEDVVELNLHEKAHGPHGLLAGTTGSGKSEFLQTYILSLAVHFHPHEVAFLLIDYKGGGMAQPFKNMPHLLGTITNIEGSKNFSARALASIKSELKRRQRLFDQYQVNHINDYTSLYKRNQAGEPLPHLFLISDEFAELKSEEPDFIRELVSTARIGRSLGVHLILATQKPGGVIDDQIWSNARFRVALKVQDASDSKEILKNADAASITITGRGYLQVGNNEVYELFQSAWSGAPYLEETSESEDEVAIVTDLGLQPLSNVASSKQHKKDTESQIEVIVDKIEELQTKMGIRKLNSPWLPPLENRISRHQYASQEHEEIYLGLIDEPEKQSQTPYSYQLMDDGNIAIFGSSGYGKSHTVMLLLLSIAARLSPEEAHYYVIDYGNGTLLPLRQLPHTADYFQLDQELKIDKFMRIVKDEISRRKQLFQQQEVSSIKMYNSLSKNKLPLMYIAIDNFDLVKEEMQELETQLIQFARDGQSLGIFMIFTATRVQSVRQSLMNSMKTKILHYLMDTTETYMAIGKVPFAPEPIPGRAIIKKDQAYFSQIFLPANGEDDYELLDSIKEDIGMLKVKHKNAKLPRPVPMLPAELTMINFTQFTADAHKTGVIPIGLDEEHVLPVSVNLAKTKHCIILGQTQKGKTNVLKVILNTALLQPTESIGIFDSIDRGLASYASEEKVAYLDTKEQISSWLDRTEELLKDREQTYLTAIQQGIVNNLAFSPVMLVVDGYSRFQQSLDSMLQDRLTRFMKNYSHLGFNVIVSGNNNELTKGFDAFTSEIKQIRQALILMKKSEQTLYTLPYSRKESDIHPGFGYYVENGKETKIQIPLCVIERKIYT; encoded by the coding sequence ATGAGTATTTTATGGGTTTTTCACGGTGAATCCTATCAGCAATATGAGGTGAACGAAGATGCGTTCCGTCCGATTTCCATCGGATCAGAGATTCAGCACACGCTGACAGTCAGGAATTTCCCTTTTTCTGAAGGAGCTTTAACCGTTGCAAAAACAGAGGAAATAGATGGATTTGTCATTATTCAGAATGACAAACCCATTGGAAAGGCTGCAGTAAAAGAGCCATTTCGTCTTGACGATCAATCAGAACAGCTGACAATTTATTTAACACCGGCGCCTGAAAAAGCAGAAGCCTACTATATTGGATTTCAAAAAGAAATTTCTTTTTCAGCGACCATTAAAGAGGCTCACATTTATAAAGATAAGGGTACTTTTCCCGTTCTTGGAAAAGGCTCTCTCACCTTGTTAAAAGCAGGAAGTCATTGGAAGGTCTCGCCTGAGGGTGAAAAGGTCTATTTGAATGGAAGGAAGATAGAGGGTCTCACGCAATTGCAAATTGGGGACATTCTCTTCTGGCCGTTTATGACGGTCCGGCTGATAGAAGCCGATTTGATACAGGTTTTGAGCATAGACGAGTTTCATTCAAGCCTGCCCCATACGGAAAAACCAAGATCTGAAATGAGCAAAAAATATCCGATCTACCGCCGCACGCCGCGGATGATCTATGAGCTTCCGAAAGATAAAATTTCGCTCACTTTCCCAGCGCAGGAAGGGGACGATCAATCACGGAGCCTGTGGCTGATTATTCTGCCGCCGCTTGTCATGATGATTGCGATGGGAATTGTCGCTCTTGTTGCTCCGCGAGGCATTTTTATCATCGTCTCCATGGTCATGTTTGTGATGACGCTGATCACGTCAACGGCGCAATATTTCAGAGAAAAAGGAAATTACAGGAAACGCCAAGAGCGCAGACTCCGCGTATACACACAATACCTTGAAAACAAACGCCATGAGCTTCAGGAGGCGGCTGAAAAGCAGCGCCAGGTTCTTTCTTACCACTTTCCTTCTTTTGAACAAATGAAGTATATGACGCGGCAAATATCAGACCGAATTTGGGAAAGAACGCCTGAAAGCAATGACTTTCTGGAGCTTCGAATCGGAACGGGCACCGTTAAATCAAGCTATCAAATTTCACTTAGCTCAAACGATATGGCGAACAGAGAAGTGGATGATCTGCTTGAACAGTCACAGCAAATGGAAAAGGTATACAGGGAAATTGGTTCAGTGCCAATCAGTGTGAACCTTTCTCAGGGTGCTATGGGACTGATCGGGAAAGAAGCAATCATGAAAAATGAACTTCATCAATTAATTGGACAGCTTGCTTTTTCACACAGCTATCATGATGTCCGCTTTGTGTTTATTTTTAATGAAAAAGAATACAAGAGCTGGGAATGGCTGAAATGGCTTCCGCATTTTCAGCTTCCGCACGCATTTGCAAAAGGCATGATTTATAACGAGCAGACGAGAGACCAGCTGCTTACTTCGATCTATGAAATGCTGCGTGAGCGTGATCTGGAAGAAAAGAAAGAAAACACAAGGTTTGCACCTCACATTATTTTTGTTATTACTAATCAGCAGCTTATTTCTGATCATGTGATTTTGGAATATTTAGAAGGCGAGTTTTCACATTTGGGCATTTCCGTTATTTTTGCTGCCGAAGCGAAAGAGAGCCTGTCTGATAACATCCACACGCTTGTGAGGTACGTCAACGATCAAGAAGGAGACATTCTCATTCAGGAGAAAAAAGCGGCTGCGATTCCTTTTAAGCTGGATATACATAAGCGTGAGGGAAATGAGTCGTTCGCCCGGATGCTTCGTACGCTAGATCACCAAGTGGGAATGACAAATTCGATTCCAAAAAGCGTTTCCTTTTTAGAGATGGTCAATGTAAAAGAAGTCGATGATCTTCCGATTGAGCAAAACTGGCAGACGCGGGAATCGGCAAAATCTCTTGCTGTTCCAGTAGGACTAAAGGGCAAGGAAGATGTAGTGGAATTAAATCTTCATGAAAAAGCTCATGGGCCTCACGGTCTATTAGCGGGTACTACCGGTTCAGGGAAAAGTGAATTCCTTCAAACCTATATTCTGTCATTGGCTGTTCATTTCCACCCACATGAGGTAGCTTTTCTGCTGATTGACTACAAGGGCGGAGGAATGGCGCAGCCGTTTAAAAACATGCCGCATTTGCTTGGCACGATCACAAACATTGAAGGCAGCAAAAACTTCAGTGCCCGTGCCCTTGCATCAATCAAAAGTGAACTGAAAAGGCGCCAGCGTCTATTCGATCAGTATCAGGTCAATCACATTAATGATTATACAAGTCTTTATAAACGCAATCAGGCCGGAGAACCTCTGCCTCATTTATTTTTAATTTCCGATGAATTTGCGGAATTAAAAAGCGAAGAGCCTGATTTTATCAGGGAGCTTGTCAGCACAGCGCGCATCGGCCGAAGCTTAGGCGTGCATCTCATCCTGGCAACACAAAAGCCTGGTGGAGTCATCGATGATCAAATCTGGAGTAATGCCAGATTCAGAGTGGCCCTTAAGGTTCAGGATGCAAGCGACAGTAAAGAGATTTTGAAAAATGCAGATGCCGCCTCTATTACCATTACAGGAAGAGGCTACCTGCAGGTAGGCAATAATGAGGTTTACGAGCTGTTCCAATCAGCATGGAGCGGGGCGCCTTATCTAGAAGAAACATCAGAGTCGGAAGATGAGGTAGCGATCGTGACAGACCTTGGTCTGCAGCCGTTATCAAATGTCGCATCTTCTAAACAGCATAAAAAAGATACGGAATCACAGATTGAAGTGATCGTCGATAAAATTGAAGAATTGCAGACGAAAATGGGTATTCGCAAGCTGAACAGCCCATGGCTCCCGCCGCTTGAAAACAGAATTTCACGCCATCAATATGCTTCCCAGGAGCATGAGGAAATATATCTTGGTCTGATTGATGAGCCTGAAAAGCAAAGCCAGACCCCATACTCGTATCAGCTGATGGATGACGGCAACATCGCCATCTTCGGTTCTTCCGGCTATGGGAAATCACATACTGTGATGCTTCTGCTTTTAAGCATCGCGGCAAGGCTCAGCCCTGAGGAAGCCCACTATTACGTCATAGATTACGGCAATGGGACATTGCTGCCGCTTAGACAGCTGCCGCATACAGCGGATTATTTCCAGCTCGATCAAGAGCTGAAAATTGATAAGTTTATGAGAATCGTAAAAGATGAGATTTCGCGGAGGAAGCAATTGTTTCAGCAGCAAGAGGTCAGCAGCATCAAAATGTACAATTCATTAAGTAAAAACAAGCTCCCTCTTATGTATATTGCCATTGATAATTTTGATCTCGTGAAAGAGGAAATGCAGGAGCTTGAAACGCAGCTGATTCAGTTTGCGCGTGATGGCCAGTCTCTGGGCATCTTTATGATTTTTACTGCCACAAGGGTACAGTCTGTCAGACAATCATTAATGAACAGCATGAAAACGAAAATCCTTCATTACCTTATGGATACGACTGAAACATACATGGCCATTGGAAAAGTTCCGTTTGCGCCTGAACCAATTCCGGGACGCGCCATTATCAAGAAGGATCAGGCATATTTCTCTCAAATTTTCCTGCCTGCTAATGGAGAGGATGATTATGAGCTGCTTGATTCCATTAAAGAAGATATTGGAATGCTGAAGGTGAAGCACAAGAATGCCAAGCTTCCTCGTCCTGTCCCAATGCTTCCTGCTGAACTGACCATGATCAACTTTACACAGTTCACTGCTGATGCTCATAAAACAGGCGTGATTCCAATCGGACTTGATGAAGAGCATGTTCTGCCTGTCAGCGTGAATCTGGCGAAAACAAAGCACTGCATCATCCTCGGCCAGACTCAAAAAGGGAAGACAAATGTTCTTAAAGTCATCTTGAACACAGCGCTGCTTCAGCCAACTGAATCTATCGGTATATTCGATTCGATTGACCGCGGACTGGCAAGCTATGCTTCTGAAGAAAAGGTTGCTTATCTTGACACGAAAGAACAAATATCGTCGTGGCTTGATCGAACAGAAGAACTTCTTAAAGACAGAGAACAAACCTACCTTACAGCAATCCAGCAGGGTATTGTAAATAATTTAGCTTTCTCGCCGGTTATGCTTGTCGTTGACGGCTATTCAAGATTCCAGCAATCTCTTGACAGTATGCTGCAAGACCGTTTGACACGATTTATGAAAAACTACAGCCACCTCGGCTTTAATGTCATTGTTTCAGGAAATAACAACGAGCTGACAAAAGGATTTGATGCGTTCACAAGTGAAATCAAACAAATCCGCCAGGCGCTCATTTTAATGAAAAAATCAGAGCAAACCCTATATACCTTGCCTTACAGCCGGAAAGAAAGCGATATTCACCCAGGCTTCGGATACTATGTGGAAAATGGCAAAGAAACGAAAATACAAATTCCTCTTTGTGTCATTGAAAGGAAGATCTACACATGA
- the essB gene encoding type VII secretion protein EssB, with amino-acid sequence MSEKKPSYLEQQLEAVITKEDGYTFIFQTEKVKLDQAAEIDMLKEMDPSIKREIVLTEDELRVHVQPPETYLGFSSLIKKEERSKWNFSYQLVKKVKNHSLSRLHLIVCPENILFDQSFTPYFLHYGVMESIPPYEQDGDRLWQELKACVAAAVDSKYTFMQYLKFNETLDISPASRELLSAVTYPELLTLIEKNMREIDKKNAALVSIPEKKWKLTRYIALGFLVLLVPALVYTAYSLFSLHPKQEAFVESNEYYLGNDYSEVVSTLAGYSIEEMPNVVKFQLASSYIVNESLTEDQKESVQNTLTLQSDPQYLEYWIHIGRGEAKEALELARNLEDRDLIVFGLIQYQDQIKADTEMNSEEKQQELQKIDAEIKQFKEEQEAQKKEEEQKLEEEQKAKEQVEEQQKAEEEAKEAAEQAKAAEKKPAAPAKSGSD; translated from the coding sequence TAGAGCAGCAGCTTGAAGCTGTCATAACGAAGGAAGATGGCTATACTTTCATCTTTCAAACAGAAAAAGTAAAACTGGATCAAGCAGCAGAAATCGATATGCTGAAAGAAATGGATCCATCCATTAAGCGGGAAATCGTTCTGACTGAAGATGAATTAAGGGTTCATGTTCAGCCGCCTGAGACTTATTTAGGTTTTTCCAGTTTAATTAAAAAAGAAGAGCGAAGCAAGTGGAATTTTTCCTATCAGCTGGTAAAAAAGGTGAAAAACCACTCGTTATCGCGGCTTCATTTGATTGTATGTCCTGAAAACATTTTATTTGATCAAAGCTTTACGCCTTATTTTCTTCATTACGGCGTAATGGAAAGCATTCCTCCGTATGAACAGGACGGTGACAGGCTTTGGCAGGAATTGAAAGCCTGCGTTGCAGCTGCAGTTGATTCCAAATATACCTTTATGCAATATCTGAAATTCAATGAAACTTTGGACATTTCACCAGCATCAAGGGAATTGCTTTCAGCGGTCACTTATCCTGAATTGTTAACCCTGATAGAAAAGAACATGAGGGAAATCGACAAGAAGAATGCAGCTCTTGTCTCCATTCCGGAAAAGAAATGGAAGCTTACACGATACATAGCTCTGGGTTTTCTTGTTTTGCTTGTTCCCGCACTTGTTTATACAGCTTATTCCCTTTTTTCCCTTCACCCTAAACAAGAAGCATTTGTAGAGAGCAATGAATACTACTTGGGCAACGATTACAGTGAAGTAGTCAGCACCCTTGCAGGCTACAGCATAGAAGAAATGCCTAATGTTGTTAAATTTCAATTAGCTTCGTCTTACATAGTCAATGAATCTTTGACAGAAGACCAAAAGGAAAGCGTGCAAAACACGCTGACCCTTCAATCCGATCCGCAGTACCTTGAGTATTGGATACATATTGGAAGAGGCGAGGCTAAAGAAGCACTCGAACTTGCAAGAAATCTTGAGGACCGGGATTTGATTGTATTTGGACTGATTCAATACCAGGATCAAATAAAAGCAGATACCGAAATGAACAGTGAAGAAAAGCAGCAGGAACTTCAAAAAATTGATGCAGAAATAAAACAATTTAAAGAAGAACAGGAAGCCCAGAAGAAAGAAGAAGAACAGAAGTTAGAGGAAGAACAGAAGGCGAAAGAGCAAGTGGAAGAACAGCAGAAAGCAGAAGAAGAGGCAAAGGAAGCAGCTGAGCAGGCGAAAGCTGCGGAGAAAAAGCCAGCCGCTCCTGCAAAATCGGGTTCTGACTGA